One part of the Marinobacter sp. M3C genome encodes these proteins:
- a CDS encoding aldehyde dehydrogenase family protein, with amino-acid sequence MANKTGITEQKTQAFVDCQNHRMLIGGQWVDALNNKRIEVINPANETVIGNIPCAQPEDVNKAVSFAKDALEQDAWGRMRPSARQNLLLKLADLIERDARIIAELEAVDNGKSADIALAVDVGLGLEFFRYMAGWATKIEGSTLDVSVPMAPPEADFFAYTRREPVGVVAAIIPWNFPFLMACWKIAPALAAGCTVILKPAEQTSLSALYLGQLIEEVGFPAGVVNIITGDGQTTGSALTKHPGINKISFTGSTQVGQMIGRAAMDNMARVTLELGGKSPMIVLKDCDPEKAAQGAAQAIFFNHGQVCSAGSRLYVHRSIFDTVVSRLVELAEAIPMGPGLDSSAQMGPLVSQVQLDRVCQYIESGRKEGARLVTGGERVDRKGYYVKPTIFTSEDDSLVIAREEIFGPVLVVIPFDDVDEAVRRANDSPYGLAASIWSNDLSLVQRLIPKLKAGTVWVNGHNMLDAGVPFGGYKLSGVGRDMGKQSLDSYLETKSVFMAL; translated from the coding sequence GATTGGCGGGCAGTGGGTTGATGCACTAAACAATAAGCGTATAGAGGTGATCAACCCGGCCAACGAAACCGTCATTGGCAACATACCCTGCGCTCAGCCAGAAGACGTTAACAAGGCTGTGAGTTTTGCAAAGGATGCACTGGAACAGGATGCCTGGGGCCGAATGAGGCCCTCCGCTCGCCAAAATCTGCTGTTAAAGCTTGCAGACCTGATTGAGCGGGACGCCCGGATAATCGCTGAGCTAGAGGCAGTCGATAACGGCAAGTCGGCCGATATCGCTCTGGCGGTGGATGTTGGGCTGGGGCTGGAGTTTTTCCGTTACATGGCAGGCTGGGCAACCAAGATTGAGGGTTCAACCCTTGATGTATCTGTGCCTATGGCTCCGCCAGAGGCTGATTTCTTTGCCTATACCCGGCGGGAGCCCGTTGGCGTTGTAGCGGCGATTATACCGTGGAACTTTCCGTTCCTTATGGCGTGCTGGAAAATAGCACCGGCTTTGGCAGCGGGCTGTACAGTGATTCTAAAACCCGCTGAACAAACGTCTCTATCGGCACTCTATCTGGGCCAGCTAATCGAAGAGGTCGGCTTTCCTGCCGGTGTGGTGAACATCATCACAGGTGATGGGCAAACCACCGGTTCGGCTCTGACAAAACACCCAGGCATCAACAAAATCAGCTTTACAGGGTCGACACAAGTGGGCCAGATGATTGGCCGTGCAGCAATGGACAACATGGCGCGGGTTACCCTGGAGCTAGGTGGCAAGTCACCCATGATTGTCCTTAAAGACTGTGACCCGGAAAAAGCCGCCCAAGGCGCAGCCCAGGCGATTTTTTTCAACCACGGGCAGGTCTGCAGTGCAGGCTCTCGCCTCTATGTTCACAGAAGCATATTTGACACGGTTGTTAGCCGCCTGGTGGAATTGGCGGAGGCCATTCCTATGGGGCCGGGCCTTGATTCTTCAGCCCAAATGGGGCCGCTTGTCTCTCAAGTACAACTGGACCGCGTCTGTCAGTACATCGAGTCGGGCCGCAAAGAGGGTGCTCGCCTGGTAACCGGAGGTGAACGGGTTGACCGTAAAGGGTATTACGTCAAACCCACAATTTTTACCAGTGAAGACGACAGTCTGGTTATTGCTCGTGAGGAGATATTTGGCCCCGTGTTAGTGGTTATCCCCTTTGATGATGTTGACGAGGCTGTACGCCGAGCCAATGATAGCCCCTATGGGTTAGCGGCCAGCATCTGGTCTAATGACCTTTCCCTGGTGCAGCGTTTAATTCCTAAATTAAAAGCCGGTACCGTATGGGTAAACGGACACAACATGCTGGATGCGGGCGTGCCTTTCGGAGGCTACAAACTCTCTGGCGTTGGTCGCGATATGGGTAAACAGTCTCTAGACTCGTACCTCGAGACCAAATCAGTCTTTATGGCGCTTTAA